The following proteins come from a genomic window of Malus sylvestris chromosome 4, drMalSylv7.2, whole genome shotgun sequence:
- the LOC126618890 gene encoding vacuolar-processing enzyme-like, whose protein sequence is MANHGYCGVLLSLTLFSLAIHGSFCFPEINGDNKGSPRTTTDKGKRWAVLVAGSSGYDNYRHQADICHAYQILKKGGLKDENIIVFMYDDIAYNSENPRKGVIINKPNGHDVYKGVPRDYTGDHVNARNLYAVILGDKSALTGGSGKVLSSGPNDHVFIYYADHGSVGLLGMPSDYVYAKDLIRVLQKKHASKGYKSMVFYIEACEAGSMFEGLLSSNLNIYATTASNAEESSYGTYCPGDPSVPEEFDTCLGDLYSISWMEDCDISDLHKETLENQYETVRRRTTNSHVMQYGDMSHKQEFLFAYMGTDLSNRSHTSTSDISSPSISRAVDQRDTKLLYFQQKLKRAPTGSQEKQGAQKQLLLELAHRKTVDYSITKLGEVLFGHEKSSNVLMNVRPQGQPVVDNWDCFKNFLNIYEKYCGHLSAYGMKYTRAIANICNAGITTEKMVAASDQTCANKPNV, encoded by the exons ATGGCTAATCATGGTTATTGTGGGGTTTTACTTTCTCTTACTTTGTTTAGTTTGGCAATTCATGGAAGCTTCTGCTTCCCTGAAATTAATGGAGATAACAAGGGCTCTCCACGTACCACAACTGATAAGGGAAAAAGATGGGCAGTTCTGGTTGCAGGATCAAGTGGTTACGACAACTACAGGCACCAG GCTGACATATGCCATGCGTACCAGATACTTAAAAAAGGAGGACTGAAAGACGAGAACATCATCGTTTTCATGTACGATGATATCGCGTACAACTCGGAAAATCCTCGAAAAGGTGTCATCATCAACAAGCCAAATGGTCATGATGTTTATAAAGGAGTTCCCAGG GATTATACAGGAGATCATGTTAACGCACGCAATCTCTATGCTGTTATTCTCGGAGACAAAAGTGCTCTCACCGGAGGAAGTGGCAAGGTTCTAAGTAGCGGTCCGAATGACCATGTTTTCATATATTATGCAGACCATGGTTCTGTAGGATTACTTG GGATGCCCAGTGATTATGTTTATGCGAAAGATCTCATACGCGTACTACAAAAGAAGCATGCTTCTAAAGGTTACAAAAGCATG GTATTTTACATTGAAGCTTGCGAGGCAGGGAGCATGTTTGAGGGCCTTCTTTCAAGTAATCTGAATATTTATGCTACCACTGCGTCAAATGCAGAAGAGAGTAGTTATGGAACATATTGTCCTGGTGACCCATCAGTTCCTGAAGAGTTTGATACTTGTTTGGGAGACTTGTATAGCATTTCCTGGATGGAGGATTG TGACATAAGTGATTTGCATAAAGAAACTTTGGAGAATCAATATGAAACG GTTCGAAGAAGAACAACTAATTCGCATGTTATGCAGTACGGAGATATGAGTCATAAACAGGAGTTCCTCTTTGCTTACATGGGTACAGATCTTTCTAATCGTAGCCATACTTCCACCAGCGATATCTCTTCACCCTCGATCTCAAGGGCTGTTGACCAACGTGACACGAAGCTCCTCTACTTTCAACAAAAG CTGAAAAGAGCTCCTACTGGATCTCAAGAGAAACAGGGTGCTCAGAAGCAGCTGCTGCTTGAACTTGCTCATAGGAAAACCGTGGACTATAGCATAACGAAACTAGGGGAGGTTTTGTTTGGACACGAGAAGAGCTCAAACGTTTTAATGAATGTTAGGCCACAGGGCCAACCTGTGGTAGATAATTGGGACTGCTTCAAGAACTTT CTGAATATTTATGAGAAGTACTGTGGACATTTATCTGCATACGGAATGAAGTACACGCGAGCTATAGCCAACATTTGCAATGCTGGGATTACCACAGAGAAAATGGTTGCAGCATCTGATCAAACTTGTGCCAACAAACCCAATGTCTAG